A genomic segment from Microcella flavibacter encodes:
- a CDS encoding alanine racemase — MSAPAAYSAPALVVDHTALRDNLEAVRARVAPAELILVVKDDAYGQGLAPVVRTAIDAGVTSFGVSDLGTALAVRRLVGEGPRIIAWPAGASPLLGAAVDAAIDLGLGDAAQLEEVAAIAAARGATARVHLKVDTGLHRNGFRPEEWSPAVARARVHEEAGAIVIVGAWSHIAEASDAEDDAARALFDAALEQLAVAGCRIELRHLAASAAAFARPEFRYDAVRIGAFCYGVRSADGPRAAELGLRPVAALRGAVTAVGEDEVLVGIGSLDGVPSTLAGRVEVGTPEGPRALQRVDADTLAVARWPGAAVGDPVTVFGPGGQGERSATTLAEAIGTIGEEILLRVSPRIPRVHLPVGIDRSHRP, encoded by the coding sequence ATGAGCGCCCCCGCCGCCTACAGCGCCCCCGCGCTCGTCGTCGACCACACCGCGCTGCGCGACAACCTCGAGGCGGTGCGTGCGCGCGTCGCGCCCGCCGAACTCATCCTCGTCGTGAAGGACGACGCCTACGGGCAGGGGCTCGCGCCGGTCGTCCGCACGGCGATCGACGCCGGCGTCACGAGCTTCGGCGTCTCCGACCTCGGCACCGCGCTCGCGGTGCGGAGGCTGGTGGGGGAGGGACCCCGCATCATCGCCTGGCCGGCGGGAGCATCCCCGTTGCTCGGCGCCGCCGTCGACGCCGCCATCGATCTCGGTCTCGGCGACGCCGCGCAGCTCGAGGAGGTGGCCGCGATCGCGGCGGCCCGCGGCGCGACCGCCCGCGTGCACCTCAAGGTCGACACCGGTCTGCACCGCAACGGCTTCCGCCCCGAGGAGTGGTCGCCCGCCGTCGCCCGCGCGCGCGTGCACGAGGAGGCCGGGGCGATCGTCATCGTCGGCGCCTGGAGCCATATCGCCGAGGCGAGCGACGCCGAGGACGACGCGGCGCGGGCGCTCTTCGACGCGGCGCTCGAGCAGCTCGCCGTCGCCGGCTGCCGCATCGAGCTGCGCCACCTGGCGGCGAGCGCGGCGGCCTTCGCCCGCCCGGAGTTCCGCTACGACGCGGTGCGCATCGGGGCCTTCTGCTACGGCGTGCGCTCCGCCGACGGTCCGCGGGCGGCCGAGCTCGGCCTGCGCCCGGTGGCGGCGCTGCGGGGTGCGGTCACGGCCGTCGGCGAGGACGAGGTGCTCGTCGGGATCGGATCGCTCGACGGCGTGCCGTCGACGCTCGCGGGGCGGGTCGAGGTGGGGACGCCCGAGGGCCCGCGCGCGCTCCAGCGGGTCGACGCCGATACCCTCGCGGTGGCGCGCTGGCCGGGCGCGGCCGTCGGCGATCCGGTGACCGTCTTCGGCCCCGGCGGCCAGGGCGAGCGCTCGGCCACGACGCTGGCCGAGGCGATC
- a CDS encoding alanine racemase C-terminal domain-containing protein: MSAPGAGGPLTAPVLRLSRSALRSNAAVLAASDPEAVADLRRDARGCGLERIGRVLAEAGLRRAVLDEADVAAARALGLEPAEPPADLDLDLLLGLSGSGGSPVCTLVSSVASTKALRAGEGVSYGLTHRAAHDTRIALVPGGYSHGIVRALGNAAAVAIEGRRRPIVGRVAMDVLVVDLGDLDVAVGAPVVLLGAAERGEPVLDEWAAITGMTGPELLTAIALRCAREDVA; this comes from the coding sequence GTGAGCGCACCCGGTGCGGGCGGCCCGCTGACGGCGCCCGTCCTTCGCCTCTCCCGGTCGGCGCTGCGGTCGAACGCGGCCGTCCTCGCCGCGAGCGACCCCGAGGCGGTCGCCGATCTGCGACGGGATGCCCGGGGCTGCGGCCTCGAGCGCATCGGCCGGGTGCTCGCCGAGGCCGGGCTGCGCCGCGCGGTGCTCGACGAGGCCGACGTCGCCGCGGCGCGCGCCCTCGGGCTGGAGCCGGCCGAGCCGCCCGCCGACCTCGACCTCGACCTGCTGCTCGGCCTGTCCGGGTCGGGCGGGTCGCCGGTCTGCACGCTCGTCTCCTCGGTGGCCTCGACCAAGGCGCTGCGCGCGGGGGAGGGCGTCTCGTACGGCCTCACCCACCGGGCGGCGCACGACACCCGCATCGCGCTCGTGCCCGGCGGCTACAGCCACGGCATCGTGCGCGCACTCGGCAACGCCGCCGCGGTGGCGATCGAGGGGCGTCGCCGTCCGATCGTCGGGCGCGTGGCGATGGACGTCCTGGTCGTCGATCTCGGCGACCTCGACGTCGCCGTCGGCGCACCGGTCGTGCTGCTCGGGGCGGCCGAGCGCGGCGAGCCCGTGCTCGATGAGTGGGCCGCCATCACCGGCATGACGGGGCCGGAGCTGCTCACCGCGATCGCGCTGCGCTGCGCGCGGGAGGACGTCGCATGA
- a CDS encoding sugar-transfer associated ATP-grasp domain-containing protein, translated as MAISLKARARYLANRARSFRLGRVWGFATQISKEQGKHPVPVLVDMLYSAAFRDTAYLDYYEADFALLTRAERATFMTSLLQHHLATALNDREASKTFENKIAFNTAFAEFLHREWIELGTADAEALRAFAERHPVIIAKVPVSREGKGVFRYDTAEVSDWPAFHADLVEKGQVLIEQPIVQHPYLAKYCAGTVNTTRITTYFDGETVRPVVVAQKFGRGAVSDQFTWGGFFTMLDEHGRAVGPGHTGRHKSRYETHPDSGESIVDFQLPLWDEALAMLDEAARRIPEVPYVGWDVAIGPDRPVLLEGNWIPGLYETRVSATGIRRGTRPLHERAIRDAGTR; from the coding sequence ATGGCAATCTCTCTGAAGGCGCGGGCGCGCTACCTCGCGAACCGGGCCCGATCGTTCCGGCTCGGCCGCGTCTGGGGCTTCGCCACCCAGATCTCGAAGGAGCAGGGCAAGCACCCCGTGCCGGTGCTCGTCGACATGCTGTACTCCGCCGCGTTCCGCGACACGGCCTACCTCGACTACTACGAGGCCGATTTCGCGCTGCTCACCCGCGCCGAGCGCGCGACCTTCATGACCTCGCTGCTGCAGCACCACCTCGCGACCGCGCTCAACGACCGCGAGGCCTCGAAGACCTTCGAGAACAAGATCGCCTTCAACACGGCCTTCGCCGAGTTCCTGCACCGGGAGTGGATCGAGCTCGGCACGGCCGACGCCGAGGCGCTGCGCGCCTTCGCCGAGCGACACCCCGTCATCATCGCGAAGGTGCCGGTCAGCCGGGAGGGCAAGGGCGTCTTCCGCTACGACACGGCCGAGGTCTCCGACTGGCCGGCGTTCCACGCGGACCTGGTCGAGAAGGGGCAGGTGCTCATCGAGCAGCCCATCGTCCAGCATCCCTATCTCGCGAAGTACTGCGCCGGCACGGTCAACACCACGCGCATCACCACCTACTTCGACGGCGAGACGGTGCGGCCCGTCGTCGTCGCGCAGAAGTTCGGCCGCGGCGCGGTGAGCGACCAGTTCACCTGGGGCGGCTTCTTCACGATGCTCGACGAGCACGGGCGCGCGGTCGGCCCGGGCCACACCGGGCGGCACAAGAGCCGCTACGAGACCCACCCCGATTCCGGCGAGTCGATCGTCGACTTCCAGCTGCCGCTCTGGGACGAGGCGCTCGCCATGCTCGACGAGGCGGCGCGGCGCATCCCCGAGGTGCCCTACGTGGGCTGGGACGTCGCCATCGGCCCCGACCGACCGGTGCTGCTCGAGGGCAACTGGATCCCCGGCCTCTACGAGACGCGCGTGAGCGCGACCGGCATCCGGCGGGGCACGCGGCCGCTGCACGAGCGGGCCATCCGCGACGCCGGGACGCGGTGA
- a CDS encoding sugar-transfer associated ATP-grasp domain-containing protein — protein MRQSGLRLRYLAERAVRLNPTNLMECARQAKRISKAPLPVIVADMLWCSVRYEMAFRDYAVWDIRSLSAAERATWMTHPKAFRLNTTLNGADSRAILGDKPRFYRDFADMIRREWLDAADAGLPEVEAFLARHPRVLAKPPHGEGGAGISIYALGEDIVDVAAWRQSIIDRGQSLIEEVIPQHERMAALYPGSVNTVRMITYRKPDGELVVIAAVLRIGNGGVIDNFAGGGMFTMLDEHGVALWPGVDKQSNIYREHPVTGVAIPGFAVPEYDAVLTMIDEASRRLPTVPYVGWDIAITPDGPALIEANHNSSVFQMKPSASGIRTGLLDRYRDAVGPGVLDRRR, from the coding sequence ATGCGCCAATCCGGTCTCCGTCTCCGCTACCTCGCCGAACGGGCCGTGCGCCTCAACCCCACCAACCTCATGGAGTGCGCGCGGCAGGCGAAGCGCATCTCGAAGGCCCCGCTGCCGGTCATCGTCGCCGACATGCTCTGGTGCTCAGTGCGCTACGAGATGGCGTTCCGCGACTACGCCGTGTGGGACATCCGCTCGCTGTCGGCCGCCGAGCGCGCGACGTGGATGACCCACCCGAAGGCGTTCCGCCTCAACACGACACTCAACGGCGCGGACTCGCGCGCGATCCTCGGCGACAAGCCGCGCTTCTACCGCGACTTCGCCGACATGATCCGCCGCGAATGGCTCGATGCGGCTGACGCCGGGCTGCCCGAGGTCGAGGCCTTCCTCGCCCGCCACCCCCGCGTACTGGCGAAGCCCCCGCACGGCGAGGGCGGCGCGGGCATCAGCATCTACGCGCTGGGCGAGGACATCGTCGACGTGGCCGCCTGGCGGCAGTCGATCATCGACCGTGGGCAGAGCCTCATCGAGGAGGTCATCCCCCAGCACGAGCGGATGGCCGCCCTCTACCCCGGCAGCGTCAACACCGTGCGCATGATCACCTACCGCAAGCCCGACGGCGAGCTCGTCGTCATCGCCGCCGTGCTGCGCATCGGCAACGGCGGCGTCATCGACAACTTCGCCGGCGGCGGCATGTTCACCATGCTCGACGAGCACGGGGTCGCGCTCTGGCCGGGCGTCGATAAGCAGTCGAACATCTACCGCGAGCACCCCGTCACCGGTGTCGCGATCCCCGGCTTCGCCGTGCCGGAGTACGACGCGGTGCTCACCATGATCGACGAGGCCTCCCGCCGGCTCCCGACCGTGCCCTACGTCGGATGGGACATCGCGATCACGCCGGACGGGCCCGCGCTCATCGAGGCGAACCACAACTCGAGCGTGTTCCAGATGAAGCCCTCAGCATCGGGCATCCGCACCGGCCTGCTCGACCGCTACCGCGACGCGGTCGGTCCCGGCGTGCTCGACCGCCGACGCTGA